In a genomic window of Streptomyces sp. BHT-5-2:
- a CDS encoding acyl-CoA dehydrogenase family protein yields the protein MSTATGMPAAVLSRAISDEDRLDAQEILERARKAAPVLRERAEEIEQNRQLPRDVVEILRDTGVFRIAAPASWGGPEMTSVQQTEVIEAIATGDASAAWCAMIGSDSGIFSGYLDDTVARALFPRLDTITAGFVNPTGRAERVPGGFRVSGKWHFGSGMTHSDLLLAGCVVHRDGAPEAAPDGDGVHWRIVIARREDFTVHDSWYTTGLAGSGSCDYSTEDLFVPEEHAFSLLEPRRAGTLHAGPDAILRTMPGVPLGVARAALDHVRDLAATRTDKATGTPWSAHYRFTTAIAEAEADLAAARYAVYTSLAEQWARLERGEQPTPDERVATALARYKAFEVARSIVNRLYTLVGGSAIYRKRSPMDRWLRDVSTMSQHVDAGVQNLKAAGELLLGGQIPQKTLLW from the coding sequence ATGAGCACTGCCACCGGCATGCCCGCCGCCGTCCTGTCCCGGGCCATCTCCGACGAGGACCGGCTCGATGCGCAGGAGATTCTGGAGCGCGCCCGCAAGGCCGCACCCGTGCTGCGGGAACGCGCCGAAGAGATCGAGCAGAATCGGCAGTTGCCGCGTGACGTGGTGGAAATCCTGCGCGACACCGGTGTGTTCCGGATAGCGGCGCCCGCTTCCTGGGGCGGTCCGGAGATGACGTCCGTTCAGCAGACCGAGGTCATCGAGGCCATCGCCACCGGAGACGCCTCGGCCGCCTGGTGCGCGATGATCGGCTCCGACTCCGGGATCTTCTCCGGCTACCTCGACGACACGGTGGCCCGCGCCCTCTTCCCCCGCCTGGACACCATCACGGCGGGCTTCGTGAACCCCACCGGGCGGGCCGAGCGGGTCCCCGGCGGCTTCCGGGTCAGCGGCAAGTGGCACTTCGGCAGCGGTATGACCCACAGCGACCTGCTGCTCGCCGGCTGCGTGGTGCACCGCGACGGGGCGCCGGAGGCGGCCCCCGACGGCGACGGGGTCCACTGGCGGATCGTGATCGCCCGCCGCGAGGACTTCACCGTCCACGACAGCTGGTACACCACCGGCCTTGCCGGCAGCGGCAGTTGCGACTACTCCACCGAGGACCTGTTCGTACCGGAGGAGCACGCCTTCAGCCTGCTGGAGCCGCGCCGCGCCGGGACCCTGCACGCGGGGCCGGACGCCATCCTCCGCACCATGCCGGGGGTTCCGCTCGGCGTCGCCCGGGCCGCCCTCGACCACGTCCGCGATCTCGCGGCCACGCGCACCGACAAGGCCACCGGCACCCCGTGGTCCGCGCACTACCGCTTCACCACCGCGATCGCCGAGGCGGAGGCGGACCTCGCCGCGGCCCGCTACGCGGTGTACACGAGCCTGGCGGAGCAGTGGGCCCGGCTGGAGCGCGGCGAGCAGCCGACGCCGGACGAGCGGGTGGCCACCGCGCTGGCGCGCTACAAGGCGTTCGAGGTCGCCCGGTCGATCGTCAACCGGCTCTACACCCTCGTGGGCGGATCGGCCATCTACCGCAAGCGGTCGCCGATGGACCGCTGGCTGCGGGACGTCAGCACCATGAGCCAGCACGTGGACGCCGGGGTGCAGAACCTCAAGGCGGCCGGAGAGCTGCTGCTGGGCGGCCAGATCCCGCAGAAGACCCTGCTGTGGTGA
- a CDS encoding aminotransferase class V-fold PLP-dependent enzyme, producing MREYPLEPSGSEMRAMSEAAMLVVEQFVNDLPEAPAKDLEGALELAEELREAAPENGTSFEGLLNTVAVGSQKAVNNSGPGFMAYIPGGGLYVSALADFLAAGFNRYVSLAAKAPALAQIEATVLRWLCDLFDYPPEARGVLTSGGSMANFSAVITARKAKLGEDFATGVLYTSEQSHASCAKAAYLAGFPRERIRLVPTDERLRMDADALTAMIEADRAAGLRPFMVTASAGTTNTGSVDPMARIGEVARAHDMWFHVDAAYGGPFRMTEYGRRLFQGIESADSITLDPHKAFFIPYGTGALIVREGSRLRAAHHVEADYLQDTDGLDEQIPSASEYGMELSRDFRGLRLWLPVKHHGLAAFREALEEKLELARYLYDELRTTPGFEVPLDPDLTAVPFRYLPERGDPDAFNRRLLERINDSKRVFLSSTLLDGHFIIRACIVSHRTHRDRVEEAVHIIRSAVQDLLALDATAPQEQPVAP from the coding sequence ATGCGTGAATACCCGTTGGAACCCAGTGGCTCCGAGATGCGCGCCATGAGCGAGGCGGCGATGCTCGTCGTCGAGCAGTTCGTCAACGACCTCCCCGAGGCGCCCGCGAAAGACCTTGAAGGCGCGTTGGAGTTGGCCGAAGAACTCCGCGAGGCGGCACCGGAAAACGGCACCTCCTTCGAGGGTCTGCTCAACACCGTCGCGGTCGGCTCGCAGAAGGCGGTCAACAACTCGGGCCCCGGTTTCATGGCCTACATTCCGGGCGGCGGACTCTATGTGTCGGCGCTCGCCGACTTCCTCGCGGCCGGCTTCAACCGATACGTCAGCCTGGCCGCGAAAGCCCCCGCGCTGGCCCAGATCGAGGCGACCGTGCTCCGCTGGCTCTGCGACCTGTTCGACTATCCGCCCGAGGCCCGGGGAGTACTCACCTCCGGCGGATCGATGGCGAACTTCTCCGCCGTCATAACCGCCCGAAAGGCGAAGCTGGGCGAGGACTTCGCCACCGGTGTGCTCTACACCTCCGAGCAGTCGCACGCCTCCTGCGCCAAGGCCGCCTACCTCGCCGGCTTCCCCCGGGAGCGCATCCGCCTGGTGCCGACGGACGAACGCCTGCGGATGGACGCGGACGCGCTGACCGCCATGATCGAGGCGGACCGGGCGGCGGGCCTGCGGCCCTTCATGGTCACCGCCTCGGCCGGCACCACCAACACCGGCTCCGTCGACCCCATGGCGCGCATCGGCGAGGTGGCCCGGGCCCACGACATGTGGTTCCACGTGGACGCGGCCTACGGAGGCCCGTTCCGCATGACCGAGTACGGCCGACGGCTGTTCCAGGGCATCGAGTCGGCCGACTCGATCACGCTCGACCCGCACAAGGCGTTCTTCATCCCGTACGGCACCGGTGCGCTGATCGTGCGCGAGGGATCCCGGCTGCGCGCGGCCCACCACGTGGAGGCCGACTACCTCCAGGACACCGACGGCCTGGACGAACAGATCCCCAGCGCATCGGAGTACGGCATGGAGCTGTCCCGCGACTTCCGCGGACTGCGCCTCTGGCTCCCGGTGAAACACCACGGACTGGCCGCGTTCCGAGAGGCACTGGAGGAGAAGCTGGAGCTGGCCCGCTACCTCTACGACGAGCTGCGCACGACCCCGGGCTTCGAGGTGCCCCTGGACCCGGACCTCACCGCCGTGCCCTTCCGCTACCTGCCCGAGCGCGGCGACCCGGACGCCTTCAACCGCCGGCTCCTGGAACGGATCAACGACTCCAAGCGCGTCTTCCTCTCCAGCACCCTGCTGGACGGCCACTTCATCATCCGGGCCTGCATCGTCTCGCACCGGACGCACCGGGACCGCGTCGAGGAGGCGGTGCACATCATCCGCTCCGCGGTGCAGGACCTGCTCGCCCTGGACGCCACCGCGCCGCAGGAACAACCGGTGGCGCCGTGA
- a CDS encoding response regulator transcription factor → MRVLVADAHAAARAGFCLLVSSAPDMEVVGDAADGESVVALARSTAPDVVLMDTHLREPDGLEATRQITGDPALRDVRVLMLTIHDDEDHLFKSLAMGAAGFLPVDTQPAQLLEGIRATAAGASFLNPWHTRKVIERYVPRLSDGSTIDRPALAELSDREREVLALIGEGLTNSEIAQRLSLSPLTAKTYVSRIMAKLGARDRVQLALVAVESGLAAHACVPVAP, encoded by the coding sequence ATCCGCGTCCTCGTCGCCGATGCGCACGCGGCCGCCCGCGCCGGATTCTGCCTGCTCGTCTCCTCCGCTCCCGACATGGAGGTGGTCGGCGACGCCGCCGACGGGGAGTCCGTCGTGGCACTGGCGCGCAGCACCGCGCCTGATGTCGTGCTCATGGACACCCATCTGCGCGAGCCCGACGGTCTGGAGGCGACCCGGCAGATCACCGGCGATCCGGCGCTGCGGGACGTCCGGGTGCTGATGCTGACCATTCACGACGACGAGGACCACCTCTTCAAGTCGCTGGCGATGGGCGCGGCCGGCTTCCTGCCCGTCGACACCCAGCCCGCGCAGCTGCTGGAGGGCATTCGCGCGACCGCCGCGGGCGCCTCGTTCCTCAATCCGTGGCACACCCGGAAGGTCATCGAGCGGTACGTTCCCCGCCTGTCCGACGGCTCCACCATCGATCGCCCGGCGCTCGCGGAGCTGAGCGACCGGGAGCGCGAGGTACTCGCCCTCATCGGCGAGGGGCTCACCAACTCCGAGATCGCGCAGCGGCTGAGCCTCAGCCCGCTGACCGCCAAGACCTATGTCAGCCGCATCATGGCCAAGCTCGGTGCCCGTGACCGGGTGCAGCTGGCGCTGGTGGCGGTCGAGAGCGGGCTCGCCGCACATGCCTGTGTGCCGGTGGCCCCCTGA
- a CDS encoding TetR/AcrR family transcriptional regulator codes for MSIPDEPITDGRKAKGARRRRALLEAAVRVVARDGAAGATHRTVAQEAGLPTTATTYYFESIDALLTAALTSCMDADSACIRELIEAPPAADGTDKIRGLALFMADQLADRAHLLAEFELCLRAARRPELRDATGRWTATLADFARLFTDDRLRITLFTHAYDGLLLKALLGDGPTAVADFEAMLRELLPTE; via the coding sequence ATGTCGATCCCCGACGAGCCCATCACCGACGGACGCAAGGCCAAGGGCGCTCGCCGACGGCGGGCCCTGCTGGAGGCCGCGGTGCGGGTGGTCGCCCGGGACGGCGCCGCCGGCGCCACCCATCGAACGGTCGCCCAGGAAGCCGGCCTGCCCACCACGGCGACCACCTACTACTTCGAGAGCATCGACGCGCTGCTGACCGCGGCTCTCACCAGCTGCATGGACGCCGACTCCGCGTGCATCCGGGAGCTGATCGAGGCGCCCCCGGCCGCCGACGGCACCGACAAGATCCGGGGACTGGCACTGTTCATGGCCGACCAGCTCGCCGACCGGGCGCACCTCCTGGCCGAGTTCGAGCTGTGCCTGCGCGCGGCCCGGCGCCCGGAACTCCGTGACGCCACCGGCCGTTGGACGGCCACGCTCGCCGACTTCGCCCGGCTCTTCACCGACGACCGGCTCCGGATCACCCTCTTCACCCACGCCTACGACGGCCTGCTGCTGAAGGCACTGCTCGGCGACGGGCCCACGGCGGTCGCGGACTTCGAGGCCATGCTGCGCGAACTCCTCCCCACCGAATAG
- a CDS encoding MFS transporter produces MANPYSEIFSAPGAKAFSAAGLLARLPLPMTHMGILTMLSETTGQYALAGLVAGTFTFSMAFLGPQVSRIVDRRGQGRVLPVATGISVIALGALLLCATTGAPTWTLFVFALLSGLMPSMGAMVRARWTEIYRGRPQLNTAYSMESVVDELTYVISPALAVTLSTALFPQAAPIAAAVLLAVGVALFVPQKRTEPPVKPRTETTSGAPVVFSAPVLMLALTLLFGGAIAGMVDTMGLAFAEQQGNKALSGLVFAVYALGSGISGLAFGALKPRIPLPRLLVVGVTGTALTTLPFLLVGNIAGMAAVVFVAGVFFAPTMVVIMGIVERTTPEHQLTEAMTWMIAGLQSGVALGAAVSGVVVDAHGTRWGFAVAIAAGAIALLLAVTSAPMLHRRLARREGLPAGDRSHHGDQDPHPAEPNRPQVPSGN; encoded by the coding sequence ATGGCAAACCCCTACAGCGAAATCTTCTCCGCCCCCGGCGCGAAAGCGTTCAGCGCCGCCGGCCTCCTCGCCCGACTTCCCCTGCCCATGACCCACATGGGCATCCTGACGATGCTCTCCGAGACGACCGGCCAGTACGCCCTGGCCGGCCTGGTGGCGGGCACCTTCACCTTCTCCATGGCCTTCCTCGGACCACAGGTCTCCCGGATCGTCGACCGCCGCGGGCAGGGCCGCGTACTACCGGTCGCCACCGGAATCAGCGTGATCGCACTGGGCGCCCTACTCCTCTGCGCCACCACCGGCGCCCCCACCTGGACCCTCTTCGTCTTCGCCCTGCTGTCCGGCCTGATGCCCAGCATGGGCGCGATGGTGCGCGCACGATGGACGGAGATCTACCGCGGACGCCCACAGCTGAACACGGCCTACTCCATGGAGTCCGTGGTCGATGAACTGACCTACGTCATCAGCCCCGCACTGGCGGTGACACTGTCCACGGCACTGTTCCCCCAGGCCGCGCCCATCGCCGCGGCCGTCCTGCTGGCCGTCGGCGTCGCACTGTTCGTACCGCAGAAGCGCACCGAACCCCCCGTCAAGCCGCGCACCGAGACGACCAGCGGCGCACCCGTGGTCTTCTCCGCCCCCGTACTCATGCTCGCCCTCACCCTCCTCTTCGGAGGCGCCATCGCCGGCATGGTCGACACCATGGGCCTGGCCTTCGCCGAACAGCAGGGCAACAAGGCGCTCTCCGGCCTCGTCTTCGCCGTCTACGCCCTCGGCTCCGGCATCTCCGGCCTCGCCTTCGGAGCCCTGAAACCACGCATCCCGCTCCCGCGACTGCTGGTCGTGGGCGTGACCGGAACCGCCCTGACCACCCTGCCCTTCCTGCTCGTCGGCAACATCGCGGGCATGGCCGCCGTGGTCTTCGTCGCCGGAGTCTTCTTCGCCCCGACGATGGTGGTGATCATGGGCATCGTCGAGCGCACCACCCCCGAGCACCAGCTCACCGAGGCCATGACGTGGATGATCGCCGGCCTGCAGAGCGGCGTCGCACTCGGCGCCGCGGTCTCGGGAGTCGTCGTCGACGCCCACGGCACCCGCTGGGGCTTCGCCGTCGCCATCGCCGCCGGCGCCATCGCCCTCCTCCTCGCCGTCACCAGCGCCCCCATGCTCCACCGCCGACTCGCGCGGCGGGAGGGCCTCCCCGCCGGCGACCGGAGCCACCACGGCGATCAGGATCCCCACCCCGCCGAGCCGAACCGCCCCCAGGTGCCCTCGGGCAACTGA
- a CDS encoding cytochrome P450, which translates to MDSNEVDEAEPVHTVSVLSVERRPGCPFDPPEELIRAHRHGPISRCLFPGGRQGWLVTGYDLVRSVLADSRFVCSRELTLGSYVDISDVEIPPAAPGEFTFMDESEHSRYRKLLAGQFTVRRMRMLTERVEQVTADHLDFMEKAGPPTDLVTAFAEPVPAIMLCELLGVPYEDRGSFKEQAAALFNGDASAEEQLAGYIALREYLAQLVAAKRAHRTDDVLGDLADSELTDEELTGASFLLLAAGLDTTSNMLAFGTFALLSHPGQWAALHADPTIADKAVEELMRYLSVAKTFVRIASEDIELGGQTIAAGTTVIPSLHTANRDPERFPRPDTLDIERPAVGHLGFGHGRHQCPGQQLARVVMRVAFPALVNRFPTLRLDVPPEEIVLHSESADVFGVHSLPVAWDV; encoded by the coding sequence ATGGATTCGAACGAAGTAGACGAAGCAGAGCCCGTACACACCGTCAGCGTGCTGTCGGTGGAGCGCCGGCCCGGATGTCCCTTCGACCCGCCCGAGGAGCTGATCCGTGCGCATCGGCACGGTCCCATCAGCCGGTGCCTCTTTCCCGGTGGACGCCAGGGCTGGCTGGTCACCGGCTATGACCTGGTCCGGTCGGTGCTGGCCGATTCACGGTTCGTGTGCAGCCGGGAGCTCACACTCGGTTCGTACGTGGACATCAGCGATGTCGAGATTCCTCCGGCGGCACCCGGCGAGTTCACTTTCATGGACGAGTCGGAGCACAGCCGGTACCGGAAGCTGCTGGCAGGTCAGTTCACGGTGCGGCGGATGCGTATGCTCACCGAGCGCGTCGAGCAGGTCACCGCCGACCATTTGGACTTCATGGAGAAGGCCGGGCCGCCGACGGACCTGGTGACGGCGTTCGCCGAGCCCGTACCCGCGATCATGCTCTGCGAGCTGCTGGGGGTGCCGTACGAGGACCGGGGCTCCTTCAAGGAGCAGGCCGCAGCGCTCTTCAACGGGGATGCGAGTGCGGAGGAGCAGCTGGCCGGCTACATCGCGCTCCGGGAGTACCTCGCGCAGCTGGTGGCCGCCAAGCGCGCCCACCGCACCGACGACGTGCTCGGCGATCTGGCCGACAGCGAGCTGACCGACGAGGAGTTGACCGGAGCCAGCTTTCTTCTGCTGGCAGCCGGGCTCGACACCACCTCGAACATGCTGGCGTTCGGCACCTTTGCCCTGCTGAGCCACCCCGGGCAGTGGGCCGCGCTGCACGCCGATCCCACGATCGCCGACAAGGCGGTCGAGGAACTGATGCGGTATCTCTCCGTTGCCAAGACCTTCGTGAGAATCGCGTCGGAGGACATCGAACTGGGCGGCCAGACCATCGCGGCCGGTACCACGGTCATCCCGTCGCTCCACACCGCCAACCGCGACCCCGAGCGCTTCCCCCGACCCGACACGCTCGACATCGAGCGGCCGGCCGTCGGACATCTGGGTTTCGGCCACGGCAGACACCAGTGCCCGGGTCAGCAGCTGGCCCGCGTGGTGATGCGGGTCGCTTTCCCCGCACTGGTGAACCGCTTTCCCACGCTGCGTCTGGACGTACCGCCCGAGGAGATCGTCCTGCACTCCGAGTCCGCGGACGTCTTCGGGGTGCACAGCCTCCCGGTCGCCTGGGACGTGTGA
- a CDS encoding GNAT family N-acetyltransferase, whose protein sequence is MPLQLPFQLITLTTDHLLLRPPSVAESPAVLELGLDSDVRMWNPRCQITDDASAIEDCLAGADWSDGSHATFSIVYRPVHGHGPGGRYAGNISLHGIDQVNAQAKVGYRIARWTRGQGVATAAVRCVVGWALSELGLSRVVLTHGVENTASCRVAQKAGFDLEGTLRMAKRFGDGRLHDEHLHALVAQPGTAGRQLTSDRSGP, encoded by the coding sequence ATGCCTCTACAACTCCCGTTTCAGCTCATCACCTTGACGACAGATCACTTGCTCCTGCGTCCCCCGAGCGTGGCCGAGAGTCCCGCAGTCCTGGAACTCGGCCTCGACTCGGACGTGCGCATGTGGAACCCCCGCTGTCAGATCACCGACGATGCCTCCGCGATCGAGGACTGCCTGGCCGGCGCCGACTGGTCGGACGGCAGCCATGCGACGTTCTCCATCGTGTACAGGCCCGTGCACGGGCACGGCCCCGGCGGGCGCTACGCCGGGAACATCTCCCTGCACGGCATCGACCAAGTCAACGCACAGGCCAAAGTGGGGTACCGCATAGCCCGCTGGACCCGTGGTCAGGGTGTCGCCACGGCCGCCGTCCGCTGCGTCGTCGGCTGGGCCCTGAGCGAGCTGGGACTCAGCCGCGTCGTCCTGACGCACGGTGTGGAGAACACCGCCTCGTGCAGGGTGGCGCAGAAGGCCGGGTTCGACCTCGAAGGCACCTTGCGCATGGCCAAGCGGTTCGGCGACGGACGGCTGCACGACGAGCATCTCCATGCCCTCGTCGCGCAACCTGGCACCGCCGGCCGGCAGCTGACGTCCGACCGTTCAGGTCCATGA
- a CDS encoding ornithine cyclodeaminase family protein, giving the protein MTRILTRTDLLELLNPHDCIQALRQGFATAPHGTVSGRRVRTELPFPGTATALLPGLLPGTDAYTVKVNAKFPGAAPALRGVICLHSGRDGALLALLDSATVTAWRTGLAAALATDLIAGPVGDGDHTIGVIGAGAQAELTLQGLRTLRSWSRLVVHDTDERRAADFAERHGGTVAATPGQVAAEADVVLLATWSRQPVLHAGDLRPGQHLTTLGADEPGKQELAPEALTRARLIVDDVALVAAHGALANAGLPGTTAAACLGEVIRGDAPARSHSQEITVYAPVGLPWQDLALSWPAYQRAEATGTGTTLDLLS; this is encoded by the coding sequence ATGACCCGGATCCTGACCCGCACCGATCTCCTGGAGTTGCTCAACCCCCACGACTGCATCCAGGCACTCCGGCAGGGCTTCGCGACAGCCCCGCACGGCACGGTATCGGGCCGGCGGGTACGCACCGAGCTTCCCTTCCCCGGCACCGCCACGGCCCTGCTGCCCGGGCTGCTGCCCGGCACCGACGCCTACACAGTCAAGGTCAATGCGAAGTTCCCCGGCGCCGCCCCGGCGTTGCGGGGTGTGATCTGTCTGCACAGCGGCCGGGACGGCGCCCTGCTGGCGCTCCTCGACTCGGCCACCGTCACCGCCTGGCGCACCGGCCTCGCCGCAGCCCTGGCCACCGACCTGATCGCCGGACCGGTCGGCGACGGTGACCACACGATCGGCGTGATCGGCGCCGGAGCACAGGCCGAACTGACCCTCCAGGGACTGCGCACGCTGCGCTCGTGGAGCCGCCTGGTCGTCCACGACACCGATGAGCGGCGCGCGGCCGACTTCGCCGAGCGGCACGGCGGTACCGTGGCGGCCACACCCGGGCAGGTCGCCGCCGAGGCGGATGTCGTGCTGCTGGCCACCTGGTCGCGCCAACCCGTACTCCACGCCGGCGATCTGAGGCCAGGTCAGCATCTGACCACGCTCGGGGCCGACGAGCCCGGCAAGCAGGAACTCGCCCCCGAAGCCCTCACCCGTGCCCGGCTGATCGTCGACGACGTCGCCCTCGTCGCGGCGCACGGCGCCCTCGCCAACGCCGGCCTGCCCGGCACCACGGCCGCGGCCTGCCTGGGCGAGGTGATCCGCGGTGACGCCCCCGCCCGCTCCCACAGTCAGGAGATCACCGTCTACGCCCCGGTCGGTCTGCCCTGGCAAGACCTGGCTCTGAGCTGGCCGGCCTACCAGCGGGCCGAGGCCACCGGAACCGGAACGACCCTCGACCTCCTGTCCTGA
- a CDS encoding LysR family transcriptional regulator, with protein MLDVRRLRLLRELAHRGTIAAVAEALSFSPSAVSQQLSVLERETGVSLLKRTGRRVALTPAGQNLVRHTEDLLERLERADAELAAVRSGLAGPVRIGSYPSATRAIIPAALAALAREHPALEARVIDVDPAGVAAALRAGELDLALVHEYDFVPAEPQPGLTGEELFTEPMYLAARAPGSLAEHVTSPWITAPPGRLCRTMTMRACQAAGFTPHVRHEVDDFETVLALVALGQGVALVPHLGATAPPAGLSLTRLAMSRRTRTVHRAGADNHPAVATVTAALRMTLPPELG; from the coding sequence ATGCTCGATGTCCGCCGTCTGCGTCTGCTCCGGGAACTCGCGCACCGGGGCACCATCGCCGCCGTTGCCGAGGCGCTCTCGTTCAGCCCGTCCGCGGTTTCCCAGCAACTGTCCGTGCTGGAGCGCGAGACCGGAGTGTCCTTGCTGAAGCGCACCGGCCGCCGGGTCGCGCTGACCCCGGCCGGGCAGAACCTGGTCCGGCACACCGAGGACCTGCTTGAGCGCCTGGAACGGGCGGATGCCGAACTGGCCGCCGTTCGCTCGGGGTTGGCCGGTCCGGTACGGATCGGTAGTTACCCGTCCGCGACCCGCGCGATCATTCCGGCCGCCTTGGCCGCGCTCGCCCGCGAACATCCCGCGCTGGAGGCGAGAGTGATCGACGTCGATCCGGCCGGTGTGGCCGCCGCGTTGCGAGCCGGGGAACTCGACCTGGCCCTGGTGCACGAGTACGACTTCGTCCCGGCCGAGCCGCAGCCCGGCCTGACCGGAGAGGAGTTGTTCACCGAACCGATGTACCTGGCCGCCCGCGCACCGGGCTCGTTGGCCGAACACGTCACCAGCCCGTGGATCACGGCGCCGCCCGGCAGGCTCTGCCGCACCATGACGATGCGAGCCTGCCAGGCAGCCGGCTTCACCCCTCATGTACGGCACGAGGTCGACGACTTCGAGACCGTCCTGGCTCTGGTCGCCCTCGGCCAGGGCGTCGCTCTCGTTCCCCACCTCGGCGCCACCGCCCCACCAGCGGGCCTCAGCCTCACCCGGCTCGCGATGTCCCGCCGCACCCGCACCGTCCACCGCGCGGGCGCGGACAACCATCCGGCCGTCGCCACCGTCACCGCTGCCCTCCGCATGACCCTCCCGCCAGAACTCGGGTGA
- a CDS encoding 4-hydroxy-tetrahydrodipicolinate synthase — protein MELQGIYVPLVTPFAADGAVALDALESLAHSVLADGAAGLVALGTTGEPATLLPNEKRQVVEVCARVCREHRATLIVGAGGSDTRQSAAALDELAGVADAALVPVPPFVRPSEDGVLAHFAHLAERSPVPLVIYHIPHRTGQALGGGTLRRLCRMPGIVGAKLATGSVLDQDTVELLGDLPPGVAVLAGEDAFLVPLLGLGAAGGILASAHLATASFVELLDDWDKGNLAHARPLGHRLTALAQAVFSEPNPAVVKAVLAAQGRIPTPAVRLPLLPASDAAATRALARLSALAE, from the coding sequence ATGGAACTGCAAGGCATTTACGTACCGCTGGTGACACCGTTCGCCGCGGACGGGGCGGTCGCGCTGGACGCGTTGGAATCACTGGCCCACTCGGTGCTGGCGGACGGCGCGGCCGGACTGGTCGCACTCGGCACCACGGGGGAGCCGGCCACGCTCCTGCCCAACGAGAAGCGGCAGGTGGTCGAGGTCTGCGCCCGGGTGTGCCGGGAACACCGGGCGACACTGATCGTAGGCGCCGGGGGCAGCGACACCAGACAGAGCGCCGCGGCGCTCGACGAGCTGGCGGGCGTCGCGGACGCCGCGCTGGTCCCCGTACCGCCGTTCGTCCGGCCCTCGGAGGACGGTGTGCTCGCACACTTCGCCCACCTCGCGGAGCGGAGCCCGGTACCGCTGGTGATCTACCACATCCCGCACCGGACCGGCCAGGCACTCGGCGGAGGCACCCTGCGCCGACTGTGCCGGATGCCCGGGATCGTCGGGGCCAAGCTCGCGACGGGCTCGGTGCTGGACCAGGACACCGTCGAGCTGTTGGGCGACCTTCCCCCTGGCGTCGCCGTACTGGCCGGGGAGGACGCCTTCCTCGTCCCGCTGCTCGGCCTCGGGGCGGCCGGCGGGATTCTCGCCTCGGCCCACCTGGCCACCGCGTCCTTCGTCGAACTGCTCGATGACTGGGACAAGGGGAACCTGGCGCACGCCCGACCCCTCGGCCACCGGCTGACGGCACTGGCCCAGGCCGTCTTCTCCGAACCCAATCCGGCGGTGGTCAAGGCAGTACTGGCAGCTCAGGGGCGCATTCCGACACCGGCGGTCCGACTGCCGTTGCTACCCGCGAGCGACGCGGCAGCGACACGGGCACTGGCACGCCTCAGCGCACTCGCCGAATGA
- a CDS encoding DJ-1/PfpI family protein, which translates to MISEDARKIGILLFPDVEELDAVGPWEVLSYWTRNFAEDGWQVFCFSADGKPVTCAKGLTIQAHHATADMPALDVLLHPGGRGTRPQLADETHLEWVRSQRRSVPLMTSVCTGSLVFAAAGLLAGRAATTHWASLDRLAELDPTIDVRADERFVDEGDVVTSAGISAGIDMALHLVARLASPERAREVRRGIQYDPQPPV; encoded by the coding sequence ATGATCAGCGAAGACGCACGGAAGATCGGGATCCTGCTGTTCCCCGACGTCGAGGAGCTCGATGCCGTCGGTCCATGGGAGGTCCTGTCGTACTGGACACGCAACTTCGCCGAGGACGGATGGCAGGTGTTCTGTTTCTCCGCCGACGGCAAGCCCGTGACCTGCGCGAAGGGGCTCACCATCCAGGCTCATCACGCGACCGCCGACATGCCGGCCCTGGATGTGCTGCTCCATCCCGGCGGCCGAGGCACTCGTCCTCAGCTCGCTGACGAAACCCACCTGGAATGGGTCCGGTCCCAGCGGCGATCGGTTCCGCTGATGACGAGTGTCTGCACCGGCTCACTGGTCTTCGCGGCGGCCGGGCTGCTGGCAGGGCGAGCGGCCACCACACACTGGGCGTCGTTGGACCGGCTCGCGGAGCTCGACCCGACCATCGACGTGCGGGCCGACGAGCGGTTCGTCGACGAGGGCGACGTGGTCACCTCCGCGGGGATCTCCGCCGGCATCGACATGGCACTGCACCTGGTTGCCCGACTGGCATCGCCGGAGCGCGCGCGTGAGGTGCGACGCGGCATCCAGTACGACCCGCAACCACCGGTGTGA